Within the Gammaproteobacteria bacterium genome, the region GGTGTTCTGATCCACAATCTGAGTGATTTCCGACACCACCGCCACGTCCAGCAAGGCGGCTACGCGTGGCAGCAGGTTTTTGCCAAAACTGTCGGCGGCCGCCATCACTGTGGTGTAATCCGGCGCGATGCGTACCAGCAGGGGGGCGAGGTTTTCCGGCAGGCCATGGGCATAAGCCAGATCATCGACTACCCGAACCCGGGTGACGCCCTGCACCTTGGCGGCGGCCTGAGCCACTTTATCCACGCCATGGCCGGTTATCAGGAGATGAATATCGCCGCCCAAGGCCGTCGCTGCGGTGACGGCCGAGCGGGTGGCGGGTTTGAGTTCGTGATGGTCGTGTTCGGCAACAATGAGGATAGTCATGGCAACACCTTGGCTTCATCGCGTAGTTTTTGCAGCAGTTCCGATACGCTGGACACCTTGATTCCCGGCGCTCGTGCAGGCGGCTCCGCCACCCGCAGCAGCTTCAGACGCGGCGCCTGATCTACACCCAAGTCGGACGACTTTAGGGTTTCAATCGGTTTTTTCTTGGCCTGCATGAGGTTAGGCAGCTTAACGTAGCGTGGCTCGTTGAGCCGCAAGTCAGTCGTAATCACGGCTGGTAGTGGCAGCGACACCTTTTCTTGTCCGCCGCTGATTTCCCGCGTAACCACCACGCGGTCGGCCGTCAATTCGAGTTTCGAGGCGAATGTACCCTGCCCGACGTTAAGTAGCGCCGCCAGCATTTGCCCGGTTTCGGCAGCATCGTCATCGATGGCCTGCTTGCCGATGAGGGTGAGCTGCGGCTGCTCACGCTGCACGACGGCCTTGAGTAGTTTGGCGGTTGCCAGCGGCTCAGTCACCGCGTCCGTTTCGACCAGAATCGCCCGATCCACGCCCATAGCCAGCGCGTGGCGCAACACATCCTGGCTCTGGGCGGTGCCCACCGCCACGGCGACGATCTCGGTGGCGATGCCCGCTTCCCTGAGGCGCAACGCCTCTTCCACGGCGACTTCGTCGAAGGGATTTATGCTCATTTTGACAGTGGCGATATCGACATCCGAGCCATCCGCCTTGGGCCGCACCTTGATGTTGTAGTCGACAACACGTTTTATTGCAACGAGTAGCTTCATTAAAAACTCCAATGCCCGAACACGGTCGCGATAAACTTACACAAGCTATTTACGGCGATTCTAATAGATAGTAGAATATTTGTTAAGTTAATTATATTAA harbors:
- a CDS encoding electron transfer flavoprotein subunit beta/FixA family protein, which encodes MKLLVAIKRVVDYNIKVRPKADGSDVDIATVKMSINPFDEVAVEEALRLREAGIATEIVAVAVGTAQSQDVLRHALAMGVDRAILVETDAVTEPLATAKLLKAVVQREQPQLTLIGKQAIDDDAAETGQMLAALLNVGQGTFASKLELTADRVVVTREISGGQEKVSLPLPAVITTDLRLNEPRYVKLPNLMQAKKKPIETLKSSDLGVDQAPRLKLLRVAEPPARAPGIKVSSVSELLQKLRDEAKVLP